In uncultured Bacteroides sp., the following proteins share a genomic window:
- a CDS encoding SLC45 family MFS transporter: MKTKPDLSFWKLWNISFGFFGVQIAYALQSANISRIFSTLGADPHNLSYFWILPPLAGIIVQPLIGSASDKTWTRFGRRIPYLFVGSLVAVVVMCLLPNAGSFTNFINAMAFGLFSLMFLDTSINMAMQPFKMMVGDLVNEKQKGLAYSIQSFLCNAGSLVGYLFPFIFTFIGISNVAKKGMVPDSVIYSFYIGATILIFCVIYTTIKVKEMPPKEFEEFHGITAAEKKEKTDFVYLLKNAPKVFWTVGLVQFFSWAAFMYMWTYTNGAIASNVWGTTTTASAEYQEAGNWVGVLFAVQAIGSVCWAVVLPMFKSRKFAYSASLILGGLGFISTLFIHDQYLLFASYFMIGFAWAAMLAMPFTILTNSISGKNMGAYLGLFNGTICLPQICAALIGGGILHLVGGKQVNMLVLAGIFLIAGAVCVYLIKETTAKHKEN; encoded by the coding sequence ATGAAGACAAAACCAGATCTCAGCTTTTGGAAACTATGGAACATCAGTTTCGGTTTCTTTGGCGTTCAAATTGCATACGCACTTCAAAGTGCAAATATTAGTCGTATATTTTCCACATTAGGTGCCGACCCTCATAACTTAAGTTATTTCTGGATTTTACCTCCTCTTGCAGGAATTATTGTTCAACCGTTGATTGGTTCTGCCAGTGATAAAACATGGACACGATTCGGGCGTAGGATTCCTTATCTTTTCGTTGGCTCCCTGGTTGCCGTTGTAGTAATGTGTCTTTTACCTAACGCCGGAAGCTTTACAAACTTTATCAATGCGATGGCTTTCGGACTATTTTCACTTATGTTTCTTGATACCTCAATAAATATGGCAATGCAGCCTTTTAAAATGATGGTGGGAGATCTTGTAAATGAAAAGCAAAAAGGCCTGGCATACTCTATTCAAAGCTTTTTATGTAACGCAGGAAGTCTGGTTGGCTATCTTTTCCCATTTATTTTCACATTCATAGGAATCAGTAATGTTGCTAAGAAAGGAATGGTGCCCGACTCAGTAATTTACTCTTTTTATATCGGTGCAACCATCTTAATTTTTTGTGTAATCTATACAACCATCAAGGTAAAAGAAATGCCTCCAAAAGAATTTGAAGAATTTCATGGCATCACAGCTGCAGAAAAGAAAGAAAAGACAGACTTTGTTTATTTACTTAAAAATGCCCCGAAAGTATTCTGGACAGTTGGATTGGTTCAATTCTTTTCCTGGGCTGCTTTTATGTACATGTGGACCTATACCAATGGAGCAATAGCCAGCAATGTATGGGGAACAACCACTACTGCATCTGCTGAATATCAGGAAGCCGGAAATTGGGTTGGCGTTTTATTTGCAGTTCAGGCAATCGGTTCTGTATGTTGGGCGGTAGTGCTACCTATGTTCAAATCACGCAAATTTGCCTATTCTGCAAGTTTAATATTAGGAGGCTTAGGTTTCATCTCTACCCTCTTTATTCACGATCAGTATTTGCTATTTGCTTCATACTTTATGATCGGATTTGCCTGGGCAGCTATGTTAGCAATGCCGTTTACCATTTTAACCAATTCCATTTCCGGAAAAAATATGGGAGCTTATCTTGGCTTGTTTAATGGAACTATCTGTTTACCACAAATTTGTGCAGCTCTTATCGGCGGCGGAATACTACACCTTGTAGGCGGGAAACAGGTAAATATGTTAGTTCTGGCAGGGATATTTCTTATTGCCGGAGCCGTTTGTGTGTATCTGATTAAAGAGACAACAGCGAAACATAAAGAAAATTAA
- a CDS encoding LacI family DNA-binding transcriptional regulator, translating into MNYKPQITIKDIARALNVSPSTVSRALKNNPDISEETRNTINKYAREHNYKPNELALNLRTSRSNTIGVIIPQFVHHFFSCVLDGIEEVASKAGYNIIIAQSNEEYEREVKIVRTFLATRVCGVITSLAKDTSHYEHYQELLDNNIPIVFYDRICTGINTERVVVDDYAGAFAAVEYMIQTGCKRILFYSAPLNLEISKNRRNGYLDAMKKYKVPVDNSMIKICDTREQAIAITPDILEAPNRPDGFFAINDETASGILYACKLVGLKIPEEISICGFSDGIIAQTTDPKLTTVEQHGKEVGESAINLLIDKLENKKPDEKRAANRIVKTNLVVRGTTK; encoded by the coding sequence ATGAATTACAAGCCACAAATTACAATTAAAGATATTGCCAGGGCATTAAATGTCTCTCCGTCAACAGTTTCAAGAGCACTCAAAAATAATCCCGATATTAGTGAAGAGACCAGGAATACTATAAATAAGTACGCGCGCGAACATAATTATAAACCCAACGAACTGGCTTTGAATTTACGAACCAGCCGTTCAAATACAATTGGTGTTATTATTCCTCAATTTGTCCATCATTTTTTCTCGTGTGTATTAGATGGCATTGAAGAAGTTGCTTCGAAAGCCGGATATAATATTATTATAGCACAATCTAATGAAGAGTATGAGCGTGAAGTTAAAATTGTTCGTACATTTCTTGCAACGAGGGTTTGCGGGGTTATTACTTCATTAGCCAAAGACACCTCTCACTATGAACATTATCAGGAATTACTGGATAATAATATCCCAATTGTATTCTATGATCGGATTTGCACCGGAATAAATACTGAGCGAGTAGTTGTTGACGATTATGCCGGCGCTTTTGCAGCTGTGGAATATATGATTCAAACTGGATGTAAACGCATCTTATTTTATAGTGCACCTCTTAATCTGGAGATTTCTAAGAATCGCAGGAACGGATATTTGGATGCAATGAAAAAATATAAGGTTCCGGTAGATAATAGTATGATTAAAATTTGTGATACACGAGAACAAGCTATTGCCATAACGCCGGATATCCTTGAAGCACCCAATCGTCCCGACGGTTTCTTTGCTATTAATGATGAAACAGCGTCTGGTATTTTGTATGCTTGCAAACTTGTTGGATTAAAAATTCCGGAAGAGATTTCCATTTGTGGCTTTTCTGACGGAATTATTGCCCAAACAACCGATCCAAAACTCACTACGGTGGAGCAACATGGAAAAGAAGTTGGAGAAAGTGCCATAAATCTGTTAATAGATAAGTTGGAGAATAAAAAACCTGATGAAAAAAGAGCTGCTAATAGAATTGTTAAGACAAATCTGGTAGTTCGGGGAACAACAAAATAG
- a CDS encoding TonB-dependent receptor, with product MKQVNLKLVKAILPILIGLFLSMGVFAQQITVTGVVKDAKGEPIIGANVAVKGTTTGTITDLDGVFHLQAPQNSVLTVSFIGYKMTEVKALKNLTIVLQEDAVMLEGTVVIGYGTVKKNDLTGSVTAIKPDKLNRGLTTTATDMITGKIAGVNVTSDGGAPGGDVTIRVRGGSSLSASNKPLIVIDGLPIDNEGIKGVSNMFSTINPNDIETFTVLKDASATAIYGSRASNGVIIITTKKGEKGAAPRVSYDGNISVSTKVNSIDVMSADEFRDFVTNKFGATSGAVKLLGTANTDWQKEIFRTALGHDHNVTVSGGLKNMPYRVSVGYTNQNGILDTSNFERYTGSFNLNPSFFDNHLNVNINAKGMISNNRFADTGAIGAALDFDPTKPVMDGNSKYGGYFAWEDAGQFISIATKNPVSMLKQKKETANSKNIIANAQFDYKFHFLPELHANLNLGMDVATGTQDVFYPKESPIGYVENGKTGSETIDKYNHLLDFYLQYAKDLNDAHHIDIMGGYSWQHFHRNTENAYNNLDSNNPTSYIFKTENYLVSFFGRLNYSFMNKYLVTATLRDDGTSRFSKDNRWGLFPSVALGWKIKEESFLKDVDAVSDLKLRLGYGITGQQDLSQGDYPYMATYYAGQDGAFYQLGNQFIKISRPDGYNPNLKWEETTTWNAGLDFGFANNRITAALDYYYRKTKDLINVIDVPSGTNFKNRIVSNIGSLKNQGVEFAINAKAISTPDLVWDLGFNAAWNTNKITKLTAQDNASTIVLTGDIDGGTGNKAQAQGVGHSANSFYVFEQVYDQAGKPIEGLFVDRNKDGVINDDDRYFLEKPSADVIMGFTSKLVYKSWDFSFSLRSNLGNYVYNNIASSKAAISEGSINNKGYLSNRPLSAFKSNFQNVSLLSDYYVTNASFLRCDNITLGHTFKNLFGKVSGRVYGTVQNAFVITKYAGLDPEVKDGLDKNIYPRPLVGILGVSLNF from the coding sequence ATGAAGCAAGTTAATCTTAAACTCGTGAAGGCAATCCTCCCAATTTTGATAGGATTGTTCTTGTCGATGGGCGTCTTTGCACAGCAGATCACTGTTACGGGAGTTGTAAAGGATGCAAAGGGTGAGCCTATTATTGGTGCAAATGTTGCTGTAAAGGGCACCACTACCGGCACTATTACCGATCTTGATGGAGTATTTCATCTTCAGGCTCCTCAGAATTCCGTTCTTACAGTTTCTTTTATTGGTTATAAAATGACAGAAGTAAAAGCATTAAAAAACCTGACGATTGTTTTGCAGGAAGATGCCGTAATGCTTGAAGGCACAGTTGTTATTGGTTATGGTACGGTAAAGAAGAATGATCTTACCGGATCTGTAACAGCAATCAAGCCAGATAAACTAAATCGTGGGCTTACAACAACTGCTACTGACATGATTACCGGAAAAATAGCTGGTGTAAATGTTACATCAGATGGTGGTGCTCCTGGCGGTGATGTGACAATCCGTGTTCGTGGTGGTTCTTCTTTGTCTGCAAGTAACAAACCTCTTATTGTAATCGATGGTCTTCCTATTGATAATGAGGGTATTAAAGGTGTTTCTAATATGTTTAGTACAATCAATCCTAATGATATTGAAACATTTACAGTTCTTAAAGATGCATCTGCTACTGCCATTTATGGATCACGCGCTTCAAATGGTGTAATTATCATTACTACTAAAAAAGGAGAAAAGGGGGCAGCTCCCAGAGTATCTTATGATGGAAATATATCAGTAAGTACAAAAGTTAATAGCATTGATGTGATGTCTGCTGATGAATTCCGTGATTTTGTTACCAATAAATTTGGTGCAACTTCAGGAGCTGTTAAATTATTGGGTACTGCAAATACAGACTGGCAAAAAGAAATTTTCAGAACAGCTCTTGGACATGATCATAATGTTACAGTCTCTGGTGGCTTAAAGAATATGCCTTATCGTGTATCTGTTGGTTACACAAATCAAAATGGTATTCTTGATACATCAAATTTTGAACGTTATACAGGTTCATTTAATTTAAATCCTTCATTTTTTGATAATCACTTGAATGTGAATATTAATGCCAAGGGGATGATTTCTAATAATCGATTTGCAGATACAGGTGCAATAGGTGCAGCCTTAGACTTTGATCCTACAAAACCAGTAATGGATGGTAATAGTAAATATGGTGGTTATTTTGCATGGGAAGATGCAGGTCAGTTCATCTCTATTGCTACTAAAAACCCTGTTTCTATGTTGAAGCAGAAAAAAGAAACAGCAAATTCAAAGAACATTATTGCTAATGCTCAGTTTGATTATAAATTCCATTTCCTTCCGGAATTGCATGCAAACTTAAATTTAGGTATGGATGTTGCTACTGGAACTCAAGATGTTTTTTACCCCAAAGAATCACCTATTGGTTATGTTGAAAATGGAAAGACTGGATCTGAAACTATTGATAAATATAATCACTTACTAGATTTTTATTTGCAATATGCAAAAGATTTGAACGATGCTCATCACATAGATATAATGGGTGGTTATTCATGGCAACATTTTCATAGAAATACAGAAAATGCATATAATAATCTTGACTCAAATAATCCAACAAGTTACATATTTAAAACAGAAAATTATTTAGTGTCTTTCTTTGGCCGTTTGAATTATTCATTTATGAATAAGTATTTGGTTACAGCCACTTTACGTGATGATGGTACTTCACGTTTCTCTAAAGATAATCGTTGGGGACTTTTCCCATCAGTTGCATTAGGATGGAAGATTAAAGAAGAGTCTTTTCTGAAAGATGTTGATGCTGTTTCTGATCTTAAACTTCGTTTAGGATATGGTATTACAGGACAACAAGATCTTTCTCAGGGAGATTATCCATATATGGCTACATATTATGCTGGTCAGGATGGTGCATTCTATCAGTTAGGTAATCAATTTATAAAAATATCTCGCCCTGATGGATACAATCCTAATTTGAAATGGGAAGAAACAACAACATGGAATGCTGGTTTAGACTTTGGTTTTGCAAATAACAGAATTACTGCTGCTTTAGATTATTATTATCGTAAAACGAAAGACCTTATCAATGTGATTGATGTTCCTTCAGGAACCAACTTTAAAAATCGTATCGTTAGTAATATTGGTTCATTGAAAAATCAGGGTGTTGAATTTGCAATTAATGCCAAAGCAATTTCTACTCCAGACTTGGTTTGGGATTTAGGTTTCAATGCAGCTTGGAATACTAATAAAATTACTAAACTAACAGCCCAGGATAATGCTTCAACAATAGTACTTACAGGGGATATTGATGGTGGTACCGGAAATAAAGCTCAGGCACAAGGAGTAGGACATTCTGCTAATTCGTTTTATGTATTTGAACAAGTTTATGATCAGGCAGGTAAGCCAATAGAAGGTCTTTTTGTAGATCGCAATAAAGATGGTGTTATTAATGACGATGACCGCTATTTTTTAGAGAAACCTTCTGCAGATGTTATTATGGGATTTACATCAAAATTGGTGTATAAGTCATGGGACTTTAGTTTCTCTTTAAGGTCTAACCTTGGAAACTATGTCTATAATAATATTGCTTCTTCAAAAGCTGCTATTAGTGAAGGAAGTATTAATAATAAAGGTTATCTCTCTAACAGACCTCTATCCGCTTTCAAATCTAATTTCCAGAATGTAAGTTTATTATCTGACTATTATGTAACGAATGCTTCATTTTTACGTTGTGATAATATAACTTTAGGCCATACTTTTAAAAATTTATTTGGTAAAGTTAGTGGACGTGTTTACGGAACAGTACAGAATGCATTTGTTATTACAAAATATGCTGGCCTTGATCCTGAAGTGAAAGATGGTTTGGATAAAAACATTTATCCACGTCCTTTGGTTGGAATTCTAGGTGTAAGTCTTAACTTTTAA